The segment AATGCTGATTTTGTCAGACGTAGGTGTACAGGTTGCTTCTACGCTGACAGAGGAGCTCCGCTATGAAGCCAAACTACAAAATGCCAAGAAGACAGATGAACTCCGTCGGGTTATCATCGAAAAATTGGTGGATATTTACGAAAAAGATGGTCAATTCAGCGAGCAAATCAATTTCCAAGATGATTTGACTGTCATGCTCTTTGTCGGTGTTAACGGAGTTGGGAAGACGACGTCTATCGGTAAGTTAGCCTACAAGTACAAGCAGGCTGGCAAGAAGGTCATGTTGGTCGCAGCGGACACCTTCCGTGCGGGTGCGGTAGCCCAGCTGGTCGAGTGGGGTCGCCGTGTCGATGTGCCAGTAGTCACAGGACCTGAAAAGTCAGACCCAGCTAGTGTGGTTTTTGATGGGGTAAAACGTGCCGTGGCAGAAGGCGTGGATATTCTCATGATTGACACAGCAGGCCGCTTGCAAAATAAAGATAACCTTATGGCAGAGCTGGAAAAAATCGGTCGTATCATTAAACGAACACTTCCTGATGCACCGCATGAAACCCTCTTAGCACTAGATGCCTCGACAGGACAAAACGCCCTTAGTCAAGCCAAAGAATTTGCAAAAATTACTCCATTGACAGGTCTTGTTTTGACCAAGCTAGACGGTACTGCAAAAGGTGGTGTTGTCCTTGCCATCCGTCAGGAACTGGATATTCCAGTTAAGCTGATTGGTTTCGGTGAGAAAATCGATGATATCGGAGAATTCAAGTCTGAAGAGTTCATGCGTGGGCTTTTGGAAGGATTGGTGTAGAAAAAAGTCGTTAGTTCAACAAGAACTAGCGACTTTTTCTATCTGTATGCAACAGTGAGTAAATGGCAATATCCACAATACCACGATTATTTCGATCGGCTTGGCGGAGAGTTCCTTCATAGGTCATACCGACTTTTTCCATGACACGACCAGAAGGACGATTTTCACTATCGTGAACAGCCGTAATCCGTAAACAGCCGCCCTCTTCTAGTAGAAAGCGAGTGACTTCGGGCAGTATAGTCTTTTAGTTTACTTTTAGTACTAGGCAACGAGCTGCAGACAGTACTAGAGTACGGCAAAGCGAGTTAACGAAGTAATAAAAGAAAAACTAAATGACTAGATAGCCTTGGCCCCACCATTGTCTGCTAAACACCCAACCTAATTCAGCAGCTTGTACTCTCTCATCTAAGCTGACAACGGAAATATCTCCAATAGGTTGCTTACTTTCTTTGAGCTCAATTACCCACCTGTATGTTTTTTCCTGTGAATAGGATTGAAGACAGAACTGGACATAGTCTTCAGTATCTTGGAGTGTCTGATGAGTTGGCCAGGTCAGATAGGTGGTAACCTTTTCATCTGAAGTCCAGTTTTGGAAAACGGGCTCAACATCGCTTGCTTGAAAAGGGCGTAAAATCAGTCGTTCTGTTTCTAAAATCTGAGTTCCTTTATGTTGCATCTCATTTCCTCCTCAATAATGCCTCAATCCAGTCGGGTGCGTAGGCAGAAGTACAGCCTTTTGGAACTTTCATGTCCGCATAGACAGCCAATTCCTGACCGATTGCAAGGCCTTGTTCCAGATAGTTGGGATAGGCAACCGCAATCTCCACCAAGCATTGGTTCATGGTCCATTGGATAAGCGGGTCTGCGGTTTGCAAATGCTGGCGAATATGGTCTAGAGTTTCTTCAATTTCTTGATTTGAGGCAGTTCTTCCAGCAAAGTACTTGGCGCGGAGGAACCAGCCAATGCGTTGAAAAATGGCTGGTTTTTGGGCAAGCAAGGTTTCTTCCCAATCCCTACTGTCTTTTCGTTTGCTGAGAATGATAGAAGCTAGTTTGTCTAAGACATTGACAGAAACCTGTTCATCGAGGCAGTTTTCTAAATCCTCTAGGGTCAGTTGGTCGGGCTTATTTTTGGCAATTTGAATGGCTAAATATTGTGCCTCTAGGACACCTGTTTGCCAGAGTGGAGCAAACAAGTCCAGTCGATTTTTATAGGCCTTGGCGATACCAGAAATAGCTCCCATTGGAACGCCGTAGTAGGGCTTGGTTTCGCCAATTTTTTCATAACGCTTGAGGGTGCCAGCATGGCTGGCTGCTTCAAGTTGGGTGAGAATGGTGTTCATTTCAGTCATAAATATCTCCGAAAAAAAACTGGATTGCTCCAGTTTTTATATGTAGTCGTTTAGTTTGCTTTTAGTACAAGGTAACGAGGTGCAGGTTGCTAGAACAGCCTCTAGGCTGTTCTAGGTTGGAAATAAGACATGCGAAGCAAGTCACTTTCGTGGAGTACGGCAAAGCGAGTTAACGAAGTAATCAAAGATAAACTAAATGACTATTTCAATAAACCACGTTCACGGTACCAGACATCTGGCGTCCATACCCACTTGCAACCGTAGCTTTCTAGCAAATCAAATGCTGCCTCAGGTCCCATGGTTCCAGCTGGATAGGTGTGGAGTGGGACTTGGTTGCTTGCCCACAAATCAACAATGCGGTCAATCAAGCTCCAGCTTGCTTTCACTTCTTCCCAATGGCTAAAGTTAGTAGAATCACCATTTAGGACATCGAAAAATAGTTTTTCGTAGGCTTCGGGTGAATTTCCAAGAGCAGTTGCATTGTGGCGGAAGTTGAGTTTGGCAGGTGTAAGAGCGAAGTGGGAACCAACTTCCTTACCGTTGATAGAGAGCATAAAGCCTTCAGTTGGTTGGATGAAGATGGTCAATACATTGGCCTCAGAAGGCTGACCAAAAATATCTTCCGCATGCTTGAAGGTGATGGTCACGCGCGTGCCCTTTTCTGTCAGACGTTTACCTGTACGGAAGAAGAAAGGTACATCACGGAATCGGTCAGTATCAACGAAGAAGACACCTCCTGCAAAGGTTTCTGTCTGAGAAGCTTCGGCAATATTTGGTTCATCCAAGTAGCTAACGTAGTCTTTTCCGTCGATGGAACCTGCTGCATATTGACCACGGATGAAGTTGCGCTTGAGGTCTTCGTCAGAAGGCTGACGCAAGTGTTGGAAGACCTTGATTTTCTCAGCGCGGACATCTTCCTCCTTGAAGCTGGCTGGCTTATCCATTGCTAGAAGGGAAAGGACTTGAAGGGCATGGTTTTGCACCATGTCCTTCAAGGCGCCAGAATGATCGTAGTAGCTCCCACGATCCTCAACACCAATCGCTTCAGCAAATGTAATTTGGACGTTATCGATGTAATCGCGGTTCCAAATATGCTCAAAAATGATATTGGCAAAGCGAACAGCGAAGATATTTTGCACCATTTCTTTACCTAAGTAATGGTCGATACGGTAGATTTGGTCTTCATTGAAGGCTGCTGCCAATTCATCATTGAGTTTGGTAGCTGTAGCAAGGCTAGTTCCGAAAGGTTTTTCAATAATCAAGCGTTCAAAACCTTGTCCGTCAACAATCTGCTCAGATTTGAGGTGTTTGGCAATGGTTCCGAAAAATTCAGGCGCCATAGAGAGGAAGAAGACCTTGTTGTGCTGGGTATCGTATTTTTCACATAAGTCATCCTGCAATTTACGAAGAGCTATATAATGTTCCGTGTCATTGACATCATGGCTTTGGTAGTAGAAATGACTAGCAAATTCATGAGCTTGACGTGGTGTGTCAGGTAGATCACCCAGTGATTCAATGACGGTTTGCTCAAAAAATTCCTTGGTCCAGGGTCTACGAGCTGTACCGATAACTGCAAAATTTTCTCGGATGTGTCCGGCCTTATAGAGGCGAAATAAAGATGGGTAAAGTTTGCGTTTGGCAAGGTCGCCACTAGCACCAAAAATTGTAAACAATACATGTGATGACATAATTTCATTCCTATCTGTTGAATATCATTAATAGTATACCACAAATTGTCAGAAAATTCACTTTTTGAGTTGGGATTATTAGAAAACACGGTAGACATACGGGGAATCTGGCTGTTCAATCTGAACCATCGATTGTAATTCAAGTGTTGGGAGATTTTGTTTCAACGATGTGTGGTAGGAAACCTTGATTGTTCCTCTGGCTTTTACCCAAGTATTGTTAGGAAATTCTGTGGTAGCCCCCGTAGAGAGTAAGCCATATACCCCAGAATCAGCAATGCAGTGAATAATACCAAAGCGGAAAAGGAAAAATTGCTGGCTATTGTCAGGGTCATTGTAGACAAATCCAATCATTTCAATCGTTTTTCCTGAAAATTCCGTAGGATAGTCGTAGATTGCTTCCATCACTTCCATATAGTTTTCATTAGTAACGACAATGATTTCTTCAGCCAAGTATCTATCAGCAATTTCACGCATCTGGTTTTGATAGGCAGATTTTGTAAAATAAATAGAAGTATCAGGCTTGAGATACTGAACAGTCGTCCCTTCTTGGTTTTGTGTATTAGCATCGTTTTCTGCTGCTAGTGGGAAATGATAGCCCTTGGCAGCGACAGTTGTTGAATCCAGGCTTACCGTAGGAAAGAGCCAGGCTATAGCAAGAGGAATGAGCAATAGTCCAATGCTTGATAGTTTGGCAATTTTGCTTTTTAAATGGCTATGTACTCGAATTTCTTTTACCCAGACATACAATTGTACGATGGCAAGTATGAAAGATAAAACCATGGATAGATAGGCTAGATAGCTATAGTGCAGATTAATGTATTGGTCTAATTTTCCAGAAATATAGAGATACATGGTCATCTCAAAATAGCCAGCAAGAATTAAAAAACGAATCATACTACACCTCCAAGTATCAGACTATATCCCAAAATAACGAGAGTGATAGTAATGATAAAACCGGCTATAAATTTTCCCTTGAAATAATGTTTCATCATGAGCAAGTTTTTAACATCCACCATGGGTCCGATAACTAAGAAAGCCATTACTGGGGCGAATCCGAAGCTGGATAGTAGTGATGCACCAATAAAGGCATCGGCTTCAGAACATAGGGAAAGTAGAAAGGCCAGCAACATCATCAGTATAATAGCTGTTAATGGACTGTGACCGATGGTAGTCAGGACAGCGGTTGGAATATAGACTTGTACGAGACTGGCAAATAGACAACCCAAGACTAGGTAACGTCCCGTATCAAAAAATTCATCAATGGCATGAATAAGTGCGAAGCCAACTTTTTGCCAACTGGTTTTATCTGAATAATCATGCTGGTGATGGTCAAACTTGCTTCCTTTAAGAATTTGTCCTTTTACGAAAAAACCAAGAATGATTCCCAATACTAGGGATACAATGATGGCTCCTAGGGCTCTATAGAAGGCGAAAAGTAGGGAATTGCCAAAAGCGGTAAAGGTTGCAAAAAGGACGATAGGATTAATGACAGGCGCCGTTACTAAAAAGGGAACAGCAGTGTAACTTGGCACTTTTTTCTCTAATAGCCGATTGACAATAGGGACAATACCACATTCGCAAGACGGAAAAATGAAGCCGATAAAGGTTCCAAATAGAATGGCAAGAAACTTGTTTTGGGGTAAGAGTTTACGAACCTTATCTGGTGTTATAAACACATCGATAAAACCTGAAATAATAGCTCCAATCAAGACAAAGGGCAAGGCTTCAATCATGATAGACAGGGAAATAGCCCCCGCCTGTAGGACGGAGGTAGGTAATTGATCAAGACCAAACATATTATTTTTTATCCTGATTCAAGTTGTTTTTCTCGGAATTTTCTTTTGATTTTGAATCTGGATACTCAATTTCTTCCAATTTTTCAAATGAAGCAAATTCTTCCAGCATCTTTTCTAAATCATCTTGTCGTTTATAGGTTACAGCCATAGGGCACCTCCAAAAATTTTATATAAACATTATACATTTTTTGCTAAAAATTTTCTAAAGGAATCTGTTTTTATTGAAGCGCAAATATAGTTAGCACCCTCAAATCATGATATAATATTCTTATGAAAACAAGAATATCAGAATTAGTTAGCGTGCTCAATCAATACGCTAAAGAGTATTATCAATTGGACCAACCTAGCGTATCAGATGCAGAATATGATACGCTTTATCGTGAATTAGTAGAGCTAGAAACGGCTTATCCAGAACTGATTTTACCAGATAGTCCTACCCATCGGGTCGGGGGAAAGGTGCTAGACGGATTTGAAAAATATAATCATGTTTATCCTCTTTTTAGTTTGCAGGATGCCTTTTCTCGTGAAGAGTTAGAAGCTTTTGACCAGCGAGTTCGCAAGGAATTTCCTCAAGCAACATATATCTGTGAATTGAAGATTGATGGTCTATCTATTTCCCTGACCTATGAAGCGGGTAATTTAGTCGTGGGTGCTACACGTGGTGACGGTAGTGTCGGTGAAAATATCACAGAAAATCTCAAACGAGTGGCTGATATTCCTTTGACCTTACCCGAAGCTGTGGACATCACTGTCCGAGGTGAGTGTTATATGCCAAAGGCTTCTTTTGACCGTGTTAACAAACAGCGTCAGGAGGCTGGTGAAGCTGAATTTGCTAATCCGCGTAATGCAGCAGCAGGGACTCTCCGCCAGCTTGATACGGGAGTGGTGGCCCAGCGTGGTCTCGCTACCTTCCTCTACCAAGAGGCCAGCCCCTCTGAAGTGACTAGCCAGTCCGAAGTGCTTCGCAAGTTAGATGCTCTGGGATTTGTGACCAACCACGAATATTGCTTGGCGGAGTCGATTGATGACACGTGGGATTTTATTGAAAAAATAGCAGAGCGTAGAGATGATTTGCCCTATGAGATAGATGGTGTTGTCATCAAGGTAAATGATTTAGCTATACAAGAAGAACTAGGATTTACAGTAAAAGCGCCACGATGGGCAGTAGCTTACAAGTTTCCAGCTGAGGAAAAAGAAGCAGAAATCTTGTCGGTTGATTGGACTGTTGGCCGAACAGGTGTTGTGACACCAACTGCCAATCTTAGTCCTGTTCAACTGGCAGGAACGACTGTCAGTCGAGCGACCTTGCATAACGTAGATTATATCGCCGAAAAAGATATTCGTATTGGCGATACGGTCATTGTTTATAAGGCGGGAGATATTATTCCAGCAGTTCTGAAAGTGGTGGACAAGTATCGAAAAGAGCAAGAAATCATGCTCATTCCTAGTCATTGTCCGTCTTGTCAGAGCGACCTAAAACACTATGAGGACGAAGTTGCCCTCCGCTGTATCAACCCTATTTGTCCTAGCCAGCTGATGAGTAAGTTGGAACATTTTGCAAGTCGGGATGCCATGAACATCGCAGGGCTAGGGGCTTCAATCGTTGAAAAACTCTTTGGAGCAGGCTTGGTACACGATGTTGCTGATATTTATAAATTGACTGTTGATGACCTATTGACCTTGGAAGGTTTCAAAGAAAAATCAGCTGACAAGCTCTATCAAGCCATTCAAACTTCTAAGAGCAACTCAGCAGAACGCCTCCTATTTGGACTAGGTATTCGCCATGTAGGTAGTAAGGCAAGTAAGATTTTAGTAGAAAAATTTGGTGATTTAGAAACTCTAGCATTTACTGATCAAGAAGCAATTGCTTCGCTAGAAGGGCTTGGTCAGGTTATTGCTAAGTCTTTGACAACTTTTTTTGCTAGTGAGGGTGCGCAACAACTTTTAGCCGAACTTAAGGAAGCTAAGGTAAACTTAACCTATCTCGGACAAGTAGTAGATGAAAATGCTGCGCTATCGGGTATGACAGTTGTACTGACTGGTAAATTGGAGCGAATGAAACGAAACGAAGCCAAAGCCAAATTAGAAGCTTTAGGGGCAAATGTAGCGGGATCTGTTTCTAAAAAAACTAATCTTGTGGTTGCCGGAACAGATGCAGGCAGTAAATTGACTAAAGCACAGGAGCTAGGTATCGAAATTAAAGATGAGGCTTGGTTAGAGAGCTTGTAAAGGTAAAACGATGGAAGAAAGAAAACGTGCTAGACTAATATATAATCCGACCTCAGGTCAAGAAATCATGAAGAAAAATGTGGCCGAAGTATTGGAAATTTTGGAAGGCTACGGTTATGAAACTTCAGCTTTCCAAACAACTGCTGAGAAAGACTCTGCAAAGAATGAAGCTACACGTGCGGCGCTTGCAGGCTTTGACTTGATTATCGCGGCTGGTGGAGATGGAACGATCAATGAAGTCGTCAATGGAATTGCTCCGCTTGAAAAACGTCCGCAGATGGCCATCATACCGACTGGCACCACCAATGACTATGCGCGTGCTTTAAAAGTGCCCAGGGGAAATCCTGTAGAAGCAGCTAAGGTTATCGGTAAGCAGCAGACCATTTTAATGGATATTGGTTTAGCCAAAAATCAAAAAAATGGTTTTCATCAAGAACATTATTTTATCAACATTGCTGCGGCAGGTACACTTACGGAGTTGACCTACAGTGTTCCCAGTCAACTTAAGACCATGTTTGGCTATTTGGCCTATGTGGTAAAAGGAGCAGAACTCCTGCCACAAGTACAATTTACACCTGTTCGTGTAGAGCATGACGAGGGCGTGTTTGAAGGCTCGGTTTCAATGATTTTTGTTGCCTTAACCAATTCAATTGGTGGTTTTGAACAGATTGTTCCCGATGCTAAGTTAGATGATGGTAATTTTACCTTATTGATGGTTAAAACAGGGAATTTATTTGAAATTCTACATCTGATTCGTCAAGTCTTAGATGGTGGCAAACACATTGAGAGTGATTTAGTTGAATACATAAAAACAAAGAGCCTATCCATTGAAAATCTGAATCCAGATAACCGTCTACTGCTCAATCTAGATGGAGAGTTTGGTGGGGAAGCCCCTGTACGTCTGTACAACCTATCAAACCATATAGAGTTTTTCGCAGATACAGATCTGGTTTCTGACCATGCAATCACTCTTGATACTGATCAGATGAATCGAGAAGATATGGCCAAACGATTCATTGAAGAAACAGACCATATTGATGAAGCTATTAAATAGGAAGAAAAGATGAAATACTCTTTTCTTTTTATTTTACAAAAACGAATTAAACGCTTACAATGGCGGTATTTTCTTGACAAATAGATGTTTTAGGAGTATCCTTACATGGTATTAAATTTTAAAAGGAGAATTCGTTATGAGTTTAGGCGCATTGGCCCTTGGATTGGCCTGTCTTGGTGTAAGTATCGGTGAGGGACTGTTGGTGGCTTCATACCTTAGTTCGACTGCACGTCAACCAGAAATGCAAAGTAAATTGATGGCTGGTGTATTTTTGGGTGTTGCCTTTATCGAGGGAACTTTCTTCGTAACCTTGGCTATGACATTTGTCTTGAAATAGTAGAAAATAGAGAAATAGAAAAGGGGGGAACCTCCATTGGAAGAACATTTAAGTCCAACCCTTACCCTTGGTCCCGTAACCTTTGACCTGACCATGGTATTGGTTTCTGTCATTACCATTTCCATTATTTTCTTACTTGTTTTTTGGGCTAGTCGTCAGATGGAGCTCAAGCCTAAAGGAAAACAGAATGTTTTGGAGTACGTTTACGAATTGACCATCAATTTTACAAAAGGGAATCTTGGCGATGCGGAAGCAAAGCGGTATTCCTTGTTCTTCTTTACAGTCTTTACTTTTCTTTTGGTTGCCAATAATCTAGGTTTGATGACCAAATTGGAAACAGCAGAAGGACATAATTTGTGGACTTCTCCAACGGCCAATATGGCTTACGATTTCGGTTTGGCAACAATTGCAACAGTATTTTGTCATGTTGAGGGTATTCGTCGTCGCGGTTTCAAGGCATACCTCAAATCTTTTGTGACACCCTGGGCTATGGCTCCAATGAACATTTTGGAAGAAGTGACCAACCTTGTGTCGCTTGCTCTTCGTCTGTACGGTAACATTTATGCTGGTGAAGTGCTTGTCTCTCTTCTTCTACAATTATCTCAACAAAGTGCACTTGCATATCCAATTGCCTTTGCTCTGAACGTTGTTTGGACAGCATTTTCTGTATTCATTTCATGCTTGCAGGGATATGTATTTATCATGTTGGTATCTATGTACTTAAATAAAAAAATCAGTAGTGAGAGTGAATAGGAAAGGGAAAGACAACTATGGCAACAACTATTACAATGCAATCTAGTACCATTCTTGGAAACTTTATCTTGGTAACAGTCTCATTTGCAGTACTTATTATTCTTATTCGTGTTTTTGCATGGGATAAAATTACAGGTATTTTTGAAGAACGTGCCAATAAGATTGCGAACGATATTGATGCTGCAGAAGAAAAATTAACAGTAGCAGCAAACCTTGTTCAACAACGTGAAGATGAGTTGGTACAGGGACGTATCGAAAGTCAAAAGATTATTCAAGATGCGGTTGAACGTGCAAAACTAGAGAAAAAACGAATTTTAGAACAAGCTGAAGTTGAGGCTCAAGCTCTAAAAACAAAAGCGACAATGGAAATTGAAGCTGAAAAACGTGAGGCACAAGAAAACTTGCGCGTTCAAGTTGCTGAATTGGCAGTTGATCTTGCAAGCAAAATTATTTTGGAAGATTTGGACCAACAAGCTCATAGTAACTTGATTGACCGTTATTTGGACAAACTAGGAGACAAGTAGATGAACGCTAGAGAAAATGCCATCGTGCAAAAATATGCTCTATCATTTGTTGAAAAAGTCAGTGATCATGCAGATATTTGGGATATGTATGACCAGATTTCTGACTTGATTTCCATCATTCATGATAGTAAGCTGAATCGAATCTTGCTGTCAGCGACAGTATCGAGAGAAGAAAAGGCTGACTTTGTAAGGACGGTACGTCAATCTAGTTTCTGGCAAATCAATGACTTGATTGAAGATGTTATTCGTGATGGTCATGCAGACTTGCTTCTTGAAACCCTTGAGCGTGTCCAATTACAAATCAGTAAATTTAAAAATGAATTTGAAGCCCGTGTGGTTTCGGTCTATCCGTTGACAGAAGCTCAAAAAGAGCGTCTCCGTCACTTGGTAGAACAACGATTCTCCTTGCGTGTACGCAATATCACGGAAGAACTTGATCAAAGTCTCCTCGGTGGTTTTATTGTAACGGTTAACCATAAGGTAATCGATGCAAGCGTTCGGACACAGTTGAAGGACGTTAGAAAAAAACTTTAGAAAATAGAAAGTGGTGTTCTTTTGATTAATGCACAAGAAATTAGCGCTTTACTAAAACAACAAATTGAAGGCTTTCAGCCTGACTTTGACTACACAGAGACAGGTGTCGTAACCTATATCGGTGACGGTATCGCCCGTGCGCAAGGTCTTGACAATGCCATGAGTGGAGAGCTTTTGGTATTTGAAAATGGCACCATTGGTATGGCACAAAACTTAGAAACCAACGATGTTGGTATCATCATTCTTGGACAATTTACCGATATTCGTGAAGGATCAGTTGTTCGTCGTACTGGTAAAATTATGGAAGTACCAGTTGGTTCGGCTTTGATTGGTCGTGTCATCAACCCACTTGGTCAACCTGTGGATGGTCTTGGTGAAATTCGTACTAGTAAGACTCGTCCGATTGAATATCCAGCACCAGGTGTTATGCAACGTAAGTCGGTTAATGAACCGCTTCAAACTGGTCTTAAGGCTATTGACGCTTTGGTTCCGATTGGTCGTGGTCAGCGTGAATTGATTATCGGTGACCGTCAGACAGGGAAGACATCTGTAGCTATTGATGCTATTCTCAACCAAAAAGGCCAAGACATGATTTGTATCTATGTGGCTATCGGTCAGAAAGAGTCAACTGTTCGTACTCAGGTTGAAACCCTTCGTCAATATGGTGCTTTGGATTACACAATTGTAGTAACTGCATCTGCTTCACAACCGTCTCCATTGCTTTTCTTGGCTCCTTATGCTGGTGTTGCGATGGCAGAAGAGTTCATGTATGAAGGCAAACACGTCTTGATTGTTTACGATGATTTGTCAAAACAAGCGGTAGCTTACCGTGAATTATCTCTCTTGCTTCGTCGTCCTCCGGGTCGTGAAGCCTATCCAGGGGATGTATTCTACTTGCACAGTCGTTTGCTAGAGCGTTCAGCAAAGGTTTCAGATGAATTGGGCGGTGGCTCCATTACAGCTCTACCATTTATCGAAACACAAGCGGGAGATATTTCAGCTTACATCGCGACCAACGTGATTTCAATCACGGATGGACAAATCTTCTTGAAGGACGATTTATTCAACTCTGGTATCCGTCCAGCCATTGATGCGGGTTCTTCTGTATCACGTGTAGGTGGCTCTGCACAGATTAAGGCCATGAAAAAGGTTGCAGGTACCCTTCGTATCGACTTAGCTTCTTATCGTGAATTAGAAGCCTTTACTCAATTTGGTTCGGATTTGGATGCGGCTACTCAGGCCAAACTCAATCGTGGTCGTCGGACTGTGGAAGTGTTGAAACAACCATTGCATAAGCCGCTTCCAGTTGAAAAACAGGTTTTGATTTTGTATGCTTTGACAAATGGCTTCTTGGATTCAGTGCCAATTGATGATATTTTGGCATTTGAAGAAGAACTGTACGCATATTTTGATTTGCACTACGATGGTCTTTTGGATGTTATTCGTACAACAAAAGACCTTCCTGACACAGATGAATTGAATGCTGCTATCCAAGCTTTCAAAGACCAGTCTGTCTTTAAGTAAAGGAGTGAATAATGGCAGGTTCTCTCAATGAAATCAAGTCAAAAATTGCATCTACTAAGAAAACCAGTCAAATCACCGGTGCCATGCAGATGGTTTCGGCTTCTAAACTAGCCAAATCAGAGCAATTAGCGCAATCCTTTCAAATCTACGCTAGCAAGGTTCGTCAGATTACAACGGATCTCTTGCGTGGAGAATTGATGGCTTCAGATACAAGCAATCCAATGCTGATTCGCCGTCCAGTTCAAAAATCTGGTTATATTGTCATTACCTCTGACAGTGGACTAAAAGGTTCTTATAATTCCAGTATTTTGAAGGCTGTGATGGGGATGATTGAACAGGACCATGACTCGAAAGATGAGTATGAGATTATTGCTATTGGTAGTATGGGAGCTGATTTCTTCCGTGCTCGTGGTATCAATCCTGTCTTTGAATTGCGTGGTTTAGCAGACAACCCAAGTTTTGAAGAGGTTCAAAAAATCATTTCTAAGTCTGT is part of the Streptococcus suis genome and harbors:
- the atpF gene encoding F0F1 ATP synthase subunit B; the protein is MATTITMQSSTILGNFILVTVSFAVLIILIRVFAWDKITGIFEERANKIANDIDAAEEKLTVAANLVQQREDELVQGRIESQKIIQDAVERAKLEKKRILEQAEVEAQALKTKATMEIEAEKREAQENLRVQVAELAVDLASKIILEDLDQQAHSNLIDRYLDKLGDK
- a CDS encoding F0F1 ATP synthase subunit C, which codes for MSLGALALGLACLGVSIGEGLLVASYLSSTARQPEMQSKLMAGVFLGVAFIEGTFFVTLAMTFVLK
- a CDS encoding diacylglycerol kinase family lipid kinase, which translates into the protein MEERKRARLIYNPTSGQEIMKKNVAEVLEILEGYGYETSAFQTTAEKDSAKNEATRAALAGFDLIIAAGGDGTINEVVNGIAPLEKRPQMAIIPTGTTNDYARALKVPRGNPVEAAKVIGKQQTILMDIGLAKNQKNGFHQEHYFINIAAAGTLTELTYSVPSQLKTMFGYLAYVVKGAELLPQVQFTPVRVEHDEGVFEGSVSMIFVALTNSIGGFEQIVPDAKLDDGNFTLLMVKTGNLFEILHLIRQVLDGGKHIESDLVEYIKTKSLSIENLNPDNRLLLNLDGEFGGEAPVRLYNLSNHIEFFADTDLVSDHAITLDTDQMNREDMAKRFIEETDHIDEAIK
- a CDS encoding F0F1 ATP synthase subunit delta, which produces MNARENAIVQKYALSFVEKVSDHADIWDMYDQISDLISIIHDSKLNRILLSATVSREEKADFVRTVRQSSFWQINDLIEDVIRDGHADLLLETLERVQLQISKFKNEFEARVVSVYPLTEAQKERLRHLVEQRFSLRVRNITEELDQSLLGGFIVTVNHKVIDASVRTQLKDVRKKL
- a CDS encoding F0F1 ATP synthase subunit gamma is translated as MAGSLNEIKSKIASTKKTSQITGAMQMVSASKLAKSEQLAQSFQIYASKVRQITTDLLRGELMASDTSNPMLIRRPVQKSGYIVITSDSGLKGSYNSSILKAVMGMIEQDHDSKDEYEIIAIGSMGADFFRARGINPVFELRGLADNPSFEEVQKIISKSVEMYKNELFDELYVCYNHHVNSLTSQVRVQQMLPVEDLDHNEADGYTATFELEPNREVILEQLLTQYAESTIYGAILDAKTAENAAGMTAMQTATDNAKNVINDLTIQYNRARQAAITQEITEIVAGASALE
- the atpA gene encoding F0F1 ATP synthase subunit alpha, with protein sequence MESGVLLINAQEISALLKQQIEGFQPDFDYTETGVVTYIGDGIARAQGLDNAMSGELLVFENGTIGMAQNLETNDVGIIILGQFTDIREGSVVRRTGKIMEVPVGSALIGRVINPLGQPVDGLGEIRTSKTRPIEYPAPGVMQRKSVNEPLQTGLKAIDALVPIGRGQRELIIGDRQTGKTSVAIDAILNQKGQDMICIYVAIGQKESTVRTQVETLRQYGALDYTIVVTASASQPSPLLFLAPYAGVAMAEEFMYEGKHVLIVYDDLSKQAVAYRELSLLLRRPPGREAYPGDVFYLHSRLLERSAKVSDELGGGSITALPFIETQAGDISAYIATNVISITDGQIFLKDDLFNSGIRPAIDAGSSVSRVGGSAQIKAMKKVAGTLRIDLASYRELEAFTQFGSDLDAATQAKLNRGRRTVEVLKQPLHKPLPVEKQVLILYALTNGFLDSVPIDDILAFEEELYAYFDLHYDGLLDVIRTTKDLPDTDELNAAIQAFKDQSVFK
- the atpB gene encoding F0F1 ATP synthase subunit A, whose amino-acid sequence is MEEHLSPTLTLGPVTFDLTMVLVSVITISIIFLLVFWASRQMELKPKGKQNVLEYVYELTINFTKGNLGDAEAKRYSLFFFTVFTFLLVANNLGLMTKLETAEGHNLWTSPTANMAYDFGLATIATVFCHVEGIRRRGFKAYLKSFVTPWAMAPMNILEEVTNLVSLALRLYGNIYAGEVLVSLLLQLSQQSALAYPIAFALNVVWTAFSVFISCLQGYVFIMLVSMYLNKKISSESE